In Tachyglossus aculeatus isolate mTacAcu1 chromosome 10, mTacAcu1.pri, whole genome shotgun sequence, the following proteins share a genomic window:
- the CABP5 gene encoding calcium-binding protein 5 — protein MQLPMGPACIFLRKGIAKKQRERPLGQDEIEELRGAFLEFDKDRDGFISCKDLGNLMRSMGYMPTEMELAELGQQIRMNQGGRVDFENFVELMAPKLLAETAGMIGLHEMRDAFKEFDTNGDGSITLLELRQAMQRLLGERLSALEVAHVVREADANGDGTVDFEEFVKMMSR, from the exons ATGCAGCTCCCCATGGGCCCTGCCTGCATCTTCCTCAGGAAAGGGATCGCCAAGAAGCAGAGG GAGCGGCCTCTGGGGCAGGATGAGATTGAAG AACTCCGGGGGGCCTTCTTGGAGTTCGACAAGGACCGGGACGGATTCATCTCCTGCAAGGACCTGGGCAACTTAATGCGGTCGATGGGCTACATGCCGACCGAGATGGAGCTGGCCGAACTGGGCCAGCAGATCCGCATGAACC AGGGCGGGCGCGTGGACTTCGAAAACTTCGTGGAGCTCATGGCACCCAAGCTGCTGGCGGAGACGGCGGGCATGATTGGCCTGCACGAGATGCGGGACGCCTTCAAGGAG TTCGACACGAACGGGGACGGGTCGATCACGCTGCTGGAGCTGCGGCAGGCCATGCAGAGGCTGCTGGGAGAGCGGCTCAGCGCCCTCGAGGTGGCCCACGTCGTGAGGGAGGCCGATGCCAACGGCGACGGCACGGtggactttgaag AGTTTGTGAAGATGATGTCTCGCTGA